A genomic window from Punica granatum isolate Tunisia-2019 chromosome 2, ASM765513v2, whole genome shotgun sequence includes:
- the LOC116193593 gene encoding phosphoprotein ECPP44-like, whose translation MADQQAQCHGCESSCKFPAEATHKEEVHGEKKDEENPTLEEQLHRSLNNSSLSSDEEGGTERKEKKKSKKAAAGEACDGEGKVSTGHNGIDDTEEKKGFLEKIKEKLPRYEKKPEGDNSPEPEPEPECPAGKKGILEKIKEKLPGCHKSAEDEKVKDN comes from the exons ATGGCGGATCAACAAGCTCAGTGCCATGGATGCGAATCTAGCTGCAAGTTTCCGGCAGAAGCAACTCATAAGGAGGAAGTTCACGGGGAGAAGAAAGACGAAGAAAACCCGACTCTCGAGGAGCAGCTTCACCGTTCCCTCAACAACTCTAGCTTG TCAAGCGATGAAGAAGGGGGGACAGAGCgtaaggaaaagaagaaatcaaagaaGGCGGCTGCGGGAGAAGCATGTGATGGTGAAGGCAAAGTAAGTACTGGGCACAATGGCATCGATGATACTGAGGAGAAGAAAGGATTCCTCGAGAAGATAAAAGAGAAGCTCCCCCGGTACGAGAAGAAACCCGAAGGGGACAATAGCCCAGAACCCGAACCTGAACCGGAGTGCCCTGCAGGGAAGAAAGGAATCCTGGAGAAGATCAAGGAGAAGCTCCCCGGATGCCACAAGAGTGCCGAAGATGAGAAAGTGAAGGACAACTAA
- the LOC116193592 gene encoding uncharacterized protein LOC116193592: MPAITMHAKSDSEVTCSVDGAASSPPRSPRRPLYYVQSPSNHDYGAPDKMSFGSSPPGSPHHHHHNPSSAAAHYYHCSPIHHSRESSTSRFSASLRNPSRQHLSSSAAAWRKLQRGHCPESGDDEEDGDGPDEGPWHRVRLYVGFVVLFILVFTVFSLILWGASKSYLPEIIVKNVVFENFNVQAGNDQSGVPTDMLTLNSTVRVFYRNPATFFGVHVTSTPLELHYFQLQLASGQMKKFYQSRKSQRAVITVVAGHQVPLYGGVSVLTSAREHLEKVAVPLNLTFVMRSRAHILGRLVKSKFYRRIRCSVTLRGNKLGKPLNLTNLCTYH, encoded by the exons ATGCCGGCGATCACAATGCACGCCAAGTCTGACTCCGAGGTCACCTGCAGCGTCGACGGCGCCGCCTCCTCTCCACCACGCTCCCCCCGCCGCCCCCTCTACTACGTCCAGAGCCCCTCCAACCACGACTACGGCGCCCCCGACAAGATGTCCTTCGGCTCCAGCCCCCCCGGTTCcccccaccaccaccaccacaaCCCCTCCTCTGCCGCCGCCCACTACTATCACTGCTCCCCCATCCACCACTCCCGCGAGTCCTCCACCTCCCGCTTCTCCGCCTCCCTCCGCAACCCCAGTCGCCAGCAcctctcctcctccgccgCAGCCTGGAGGAAGCTGCAGAGGGGCCACTGCCCCGAGAGCGGCGACGATGAGGAAGACGGGGACGGCCCCGATGAGGGCCCCTGGCACAGGGTGAGGCTCTACGTGGGCTTCGTCGTCCTCTTCATTTTGGTCTTCACGGTCTTCTCTCTCATCCTCTGGGGCGCCAGCAAGAGCTACCTCCCCGAGATCATCGTCAAG AATGTCGTGTTCGAGAACTTCAACGTACAGGCGGGGAACGATCAGTCGGGGGTGCCAACGGACATGCTGACGTTGAACTCGACCGTCCGGGTCTTTTACCGGAACCCCGCCACATTCTTCGGCGTCCACGTCACCTCTACGCCCCTCGAGCTCCACTATTTCCAGCTCCAACTCGCCTCCGGCCAA ATGAAGAAATTCTACCAATCGAGGAAGAGCCAAAGGGCAGTCATCACAGTGGTGGCGGGGCATCAGGTGCCCCTGTATGGTGGGGTCTCGGTTCTTACTAGCGCCAGAGAGCATCTTGAGAAGGTAGCTGTCCCATTGAACCTGACATTCGTGATGAGATCAAGGGCGCACATCTTGGGGAGACTGGTGAAGTCCAAATTCTATCGGAGGATCAGGTGTTCTGTCACCTTACGAGGCAACAAGCTTGGGAAGCCCCTTAATTTGACCAATTTGTGCACTTATCACTGA